Proteins encoded by one window of Phycisphaeraceae bacterium:
- a CDS encoding DUF433 domain-containing protein, whose protein sequence is MNLDQAIHCQAGLLGGRPVFVDTRVPVESLFLYLKSGGTLEQFLVDFPGVTREQAAAALDAASQALSSRATAA, encoded by the coding sequence GTGAACCTCGACCAAGCCATTCATTGCCAAGCTGGTCTTCTCGGCGGCAGGCCCGTCTTCGTTGACACGCGAGTGCCCGTTGAGTCGCTCTTTCTCTATCTCAAGTCCGGCGGGACGCTCGAGCAGTTCCTCGTCGATTTTCCTGGCGTCACACGCGAGCAGGCCGCCGCCGCATTGGATGCCGCAAGTCAGGCCTTGAGCTCGCGTGCGACTGCTGCTTGA